Proteins encoded in a region of the Magallana gigas chromosome 8, xbMagGiga1.1, whole genome shotgun sequence genome:
- the LOC105343340 gene encoding neuronal acetylcholine receptor subunit alpha-3-like, whose product MSRGSQLYLGYLWLILAFCGGPGVLVDCQTPDDVNMLLSDLFTNYNPRVRPVQNQMDPVVMDVSLYLFSVNEVDEVNEKLVTTGFLDLKWNDALLQWDPNSHSGIDLLNLPQKDIWRPDLVLKNGFTKFKELGGDHYYLTINYTGDVFWYPYEVFQTRCAIDITYFPFDEQTCDISFIVWCYTASEVVITKSSNGVNEYEYEENAIWTIVDTDSEVKTESFESQITFSVTLQRKPRYYVINIIVPIVCLGFLSQLVFVVPTEAGEKMSYAVTVFLSFAVFLTMISADLPKNSESTSILSVYLVVQMMSGALVLVISAMELRLHHRKTTNQMSLVFVGIVKAERRLRCVTSCRSSEKVASTLVEELDLQAEKNSKGTTCNSDIEWSDVTSSIDFFCFWVFLMLNVSVTLFLFLYISGTI is encoded by the exons ATGTCGAGAGGGAGCCAGCTATATCTAGGATACTTGTGGCTGATCCTCGCGTTTTGTGGAGGCCCTGGGGTATTGGTGGACTGCCAGACCCCGGACGACGTGAACATGTTACTGAGCGACCTGTTCACTAACTACAACCCCAGAGTCCGCCCCGTGCAGAACCAGATGGACCCAGTGGTTATGGACGTCAGCCTGTATCTGTTCAGCGTTAACGAGGTGGACGAAGTCAACGAGAAACTGGTGACCACGGGGTTCCTGGACTTGAAGTGGAACGACGCTCTCCTGCAGTGGGACCCCAACAGTCACAGCGGTATAGATCTACTGAATCTCCCACAG AAAGACATTTGGAGACCAGACTTGGTTCTGAAGAATGGTTTCACCAAGTTCAAAGAGTTAGGAGGCGACCATTATTACCTAACAATAAACTATACTGGTGACGTGTTTTGGTACCCGTATGAAGTATTTCAAACACGATGCGCGATTGACATCACCTACTTTCCGTTCGACGAGCAGACATGTGACATATCCTTTATCGTTTGGTGTTACACGGCCTCTGAAGTCGTCATTACGAAGTCTAGCAACGGAGTCAACGAATATGAGTACGAGGAGAACGCCATTTGGACAATAGTCGACACAGATTCCGAAGTTAAGACGGAATCGTTTGAATCCCAAATAACCTTCAGCGTCACTTTGCAACGGAAGCCTCGATATTACGTCATTAATATAATCGTTCCTATCGTCTGCTTGGGATTCTTGAGTCAGCTGGTCTTCGTAGTTCCCACGGAGGCAGGAGAGAAGATGTCGTACGCCGTCACAGTGTTCCTGTCCTTTGCAGTGTTCCTGACGATGATCAGCGCTGATCTACCAAAGAACTCAGAGAGTACGTCCATACTCAGTGTGTACCTTGTTGTACAGATGATGTCAGGGGCGCTGGTTCTCGTGATCTCCGCCATGGAGCTTCGATTACATCACAGGAAAACTACCAATCAGATGTCACTCGTTTTTGTGGGTATTGTCAAAGCGGAACGACGATTGAGATGTGTCACATCCTGTCGATCCTCTGAAAAGGTTGCTAGCACTTTGGTAGAGGAGTTGGACTTACAAGCAGAAAAGAATTCGAAGGGAACTACATGTAACTCTGATATTGAGTGGAGCGACGTCACGTCATCGATTGACTTTTTTTGCTTCTGGGTATTTTTGATGCTAAATGTTAGTgtaacattatttttgtttctgtaTATTTCAGGAACTATTTGA
- the LOC105343307 gene encoding acetylcholine receptor subunit beta translates to MNRFLLLLYFSFAFLLSGVDGSTPAQVNNLISTLLQGYDKRTRPVNDQDKAVKIHISFYLSIVNDIDEVAEKFVTTGWLSLSWTDQNLVWDYAANHDIYSIHLNQNDIWKPDIVLKNGFTKFKEMGGSFYYVSVDSSGYVSWYPYEVFETRCSIDITHFPYDKQTCKIVFIVWSYSVNQVEIEKSPNGVEYYEFEENSVWTILDTESIVNKDKYESEIIFKIELQRKPKYFVMNMILPVLCLSLLSLLVFLIPVDAGEKMGYSITVFLSFAVFLSIISAELPVNSESTSTLSFYLVLQMGVGTLVLVISAIQLRLHHRKTTADMSQIFRKMVKLDRCLRCKSGCCLSKKVRAIEKNEIEEQGIHTDDDIEWTDVTSAIDFLCFWLFFIFNIVVTSYLFISIISS, encoded by the exons ATGAACAGGTTTTTGCTTCTGTTGTACTTTTCATTCGCATTTCTTCTCTCTGGAGTCGACGGCAGTACTCCCGCACAGGTGAACAATTTGATCTCGACACTACTCCAAGGCTATGACAAGAGGACCAGACCTGTCAATGATCAGGACAAAGCCGTCAAAATACACATCAGTTTTTATCTTTCCATTGTCAACGACATCGATGAGGTAGCAGAGAAATTCGTCACCACCGGATGGCTTTCTCTATCTTGGACAGACCAGAACTTAGTGTGGGATTATGCGGCGAATCATGACATATACTCAATTCACCTGAACCAG AATGATATATGGAAACCGgacatagttttaaaaaatggtttcaCTAAATTTAAAGAGATGGGAGGAAGTTTCTACTACGTTTCTGTCGATTCTTCTGGTTATGTGTCGTGGTATCCTTACGAGGTGTTTGAAACTAGATGTTCTATTGATATCACTCACTTTCCATACGATAAACAAACCTGCAAAATCGTTTTCATCGTGTGGAGTTACTCAGTCAATCAAGTCGAAATTGAGAAGTCTCCCAATGGTGTCGAATATTATGAGTTTGAAGAGAACAGTGTTTGGACAATTCTGGACACTGAATCAATTGTTAACAAAGATAAATATGAATCAGAAATCATCTTCAAAATTGAACTGCAAAGAAAGCCAAagtattttgtcatgaatatgATTCTGCCTGTCCTTTGCCTTAGTCTGCTCAGCTTGTTAGTTTTCCTGATACCTGTGGATGCTGGAGAGAAGATGGGATACTCCATTACCGTATTTCTATCGTTTGCGGTTTTCCTGTCCATAATCAGTGCCGAATTACCGGTAAACTCAGAGAGTACCTCCACATTAAGCTTCTACCTTGTTCTTCAGATGGGTGTAGGTACTCTAGTACTGGTCATCTCAGCCATACAACTTCGTCTGCATCACAGAAAAACTACCGCTGATATGTCTCAAATCTTCAGAAAAATGGTGAAGCTTGATAGATGTCTGCGCTGTAAATCAGGCTGTTGTCTTTCAAAGAAAGTACGTGCGATTGAAAAAAATGAGATCGAAGAACAGGGAATTCATACGGATGACGACATTGAGTGGACTGATGTCACATCCGCTATTGACTTTTTATGTTTCtggttgttttttattttcaacattgtTGTAACCTCATATCTCTTCATTTCAATTATATCATCGTAG